The DNA window CCAACGCTATCCAGAGGTACGCACAGAGTTCCGGCGATAGCGTCCCCCACTTCGAGATTTGGAACGCGGACAGCGGAACGTCGTCGCCCTGACGGATGGTGAGGCTCGACCCCTTCAGCGACACGTCGTCGGAGTAGATGATGTTGATACGCGACCCGTCCGGGAGCGTCGAGTCGACGATGGGGTGCGCGTCGGAGATGGGGTCGCCGATGCGTTCACCCATGTTTCTGAGCCAGTTGTCGAACTGGTCCGTCGAGTCGAACTCGACGGTGGTCTCGAGCAGGCCGAACACGCCGTGGTCGACGTCGACCTGGTTGGGTCCGATGACGTGAATGTCCTCGTTCGCCGGGTCGCGCATGATGGGTTCGAGCGGACCGAGACCCACGATGTCGCGCACTAACCGGTACTGTATCTTCTCGTACGTCTCCTCGGTCACCTGCACCGGACCGAGGTCGAGTCGCTGAATCAGCTCTTGGACGCGACCCTCTTGGGCCCCTTCGATGGCGACGATCTCCTCGAGGAGTTCTTGAATCCGGTCTTCGTACTCGACGTCCTCCTCGGGCGCGGGCTTCGACACCGAGCGTTCGAGGAGCTTGTCCTTCACCTGATCGAAGATGTCGTGTTCCTTCTCGTCGAGTTCGGGTTCGATGGCGTAGTACTTCGTCGTCTCGCCGAAGTTCCCGTACACCTGCGCGTATATCGGTCCGCCGAGGTGATAGACGATGTTCGGTCGGCGCGACTCGTGGTCGCCCGTCGGTTCGTCGATGAGCATCGGAAATTCGCCGGTAATCTGCTTGAACCGCTTGAGGTGCTCACGCAGGTGGGACCACCGCATCGCGTGCTGTTTCAGGTCGTCCGAAATCGCGGATGAGCCGTGGTCCGTCGGCATTATGCGACACTCCTACTTTCGATGACGATGCCGATTCCGGACCGGACGGAGAACCCGACGCGGTCGCCGACCTGTTCGCCCATCCCCGCGAACCGCTTGACGAAGATGTTCCGGCGCACGTCGTTCCCGACTTCGACCATCTCCAGTTCGAGGAACACGTCGGCGATGGAGCGGAACGGCCCGATCGCCTCGTCGTCGACCGTCGAGGGGTCGACGGTGAGGACGATGGTCTTGCCCTTCGTCGTCAGGTCGCGGAAGAACGAGATGATTTCGAGGGCGGCCTGTCGCTCCTCGTTCTGCCGGACGAGTGCCTCGAACTGCGGGTCGTTCCGCAGGATGGCGTCGAACGTGTCGATGATGATGACGTCGCCGTCCCAGAGGGTGTCGGCGTCCATCAGTCGTCGGAGCAACTGTTTCCGCTCTTGCTCCGCGGACCCTCCCGTCAGCGCACCGGAGGCGTCTATCTCCGCTTGGAGGAACAGAACCTCCTCGTTCAGCAGGGGCTTGACCACGTCGTACGACAGCGAGTGCATCTGGTCGAGGAAACCGCGGACGCCCAACTCGGTCGATACGAGCGTCGTAACGATGTCCTCTTGGCAGAACCCGTAGGTGAATCGCTGCGAGAGGACGCTCTTTCCGGCACCGTAGTCCCCCTCGATGAGGACGATAGCGCCCTTCGGTAGTCCCCCGCCGAGTTCCTTCTCTAAGCGGTCGTGCTGTCCCAATCCGAGAGGAAAGTGATTTGCGTTCATTAGTTCGTCCTGAATTTGAATATCTCTTCGTCGCCGTTGATGACGACTTTCGCACGGTGGTCGCCCGATTCGAGCGACAGTTCGGACACCGTCACTCTGACCACGCCGTGCGGTCGCCAGTCGGTACTTCCGTCGACGATGGAGACGCTCACGTTCGTCTGGTACTTCGAGTCGACGATGACGTCGAACGTCTTGCCCGTCGCCGGGAGGGTACTGAGCCCGGTGTTTTTCACCAACAGTGTGAGGTTACCCTCCGAACTGTTGTAGACGCCAGCCTCGCTGTCGCTTATCACCTCGATGTCGGTTCTGATGTTCTCGGTCACGTCGCCGCCGCGTTCGTCGAGGGCGTTGCTGATACCGCCGACCGTGTCGATGAGGACGCCTGCGACTCCCGCCGCGATGACGAGGCTGGCGATAAAGAGGATGAGGCTCGGAGCGGAGACGTCCGCCATCTTAGCTCACCACCGTCACGGTTCTCGTGTCGGAGACGCCCGTCTCGGTGACGAGCTTCACGCGCGAGGCGTTGGTCCCCAAGTCGATGCGGAGCGTCTCCCCGGGCGCCCAGAGGTCGGTGTTCATCTCTCCGTCGACGTACGTGTTGTTACCGGACACGTCCTGGTACTCGTTGTCCGCGAGCACCGTCGTATCCCGAACCGAGAGCGTCGTCGAACCGGTGTTGTTGGCACGAATCACGACTCCGTTCCCGTCGCTGGTGTTGTACGTCGCATTGAAGATGTCTATTCCCGTGTTCCGTTGGTCGAGGAGACGCTCGTGGTTCTCCTGTTCGGCCTCCGTCAGTCGCTCGGCGGTACCCGCCGCTGCGGTGTACAGCGTGCCCGTACAGATGAGCACGCCGAGGAAGATTATCGCCGTCGAGCCACTAACGCCGAAGCCCACCGCGACCCCCTCTCCGTCCGTGAGCGGAGAGCTCTTCGAGCAGACGCGCCTCGGCGACGTCGCCCGCCAGTCGGCTGATGTACGTCAGGCTCTCCTTGTGGTGTTCGACGCGCAGGTCACGCGGCTCCTCCGTCGCCGTCGCGGACGCCGCGTTCCGCACGTGGGCGTTCATCTTCCGCTCGACGTGCCGCGAAATCCACTCCTGTTCTCTGTACTGTCGAAGCGCGCGGGCCGCGCCGATCGCGCCGCCGACGGAGACGAGGAACCGAGTCCACTCCAGCGCGACCGACTCCGCGATGTAGCTCGCGGGCAGGCTGGTGAGGTACTCCGGACCCTCGGCGACGTCGGCGCTCGCACCGTATCCGGACTGCGGTTCGGTTCGGCCCGACCGGGGCTGAGACCGGCTCTGCGTCGGTGCGGGCTGCTGTTCGACCGGTTCCGGCTCCGGTTCCGGCTCGGGCGTCTCCGTCGCGGCCTCGTGGTCGAACTCGAACGCCTGCGATTGGTCGTCCGACTCGGTCTCCGCGTCGTCCTCCTCGAAGTACGCGTCCGACTCGGCGGCGTCCGCCTCGTCGGCGGACGACTCGTCGGGGGACTCGCCGACCAACTCCTCGGTCGTCGGCATCTCGGAGTCGTCGGAAGCGATGTCCGCCTCGTCGAGGGGCGACTCGTCGACGGCCTCCTCTTCGTCGTCGCCGTCCTCGTCGAGATCGTCCTCCCAGCCTTCGCCCTCCTCGTACTCGGATTTCAGGTCGTCGAAGCTCGACCCGCCGCCGGACGACGATTCGGTCTCCTCCTCGGAGTCGTCGTCGCCGTCGTCTAAGGCGTCGGCCGGGCTCTCTCGTTCCTCTTCGGCGAGTTCGTCCCCGGCGGCCAACTCGGCCTCGGCCTCGCCGGCCTCGGCGTCGATTTCGCCGAAGTCCTCGTCGAAGAAGCTCTCGGCGTCGGCGTTGGCGACGTCGGGGTCGAGGTTTTCGTCCTCTTCCTCCTCGCCTTCGAAGATGCCGAACGAGCCGCCCCCTTCGAGGCCGCCCATCTCGCGGGCGTCGTCCACGAACGGGTTGATGCCGCGAGTAACCATCTCGTAGATGTCGAGGAGCTTCCTGATCGTGTCGTCGAGTTCTTCGACCGTCTCCCCTATCTGTTTGTTCTCCTCGCGGACGGTGTTCATGCCGGACGAGACGGCGCTCAGTTCGTTCTCGAGGTCGGAGATGCGGTCTTCGAGTTCGGCGACCGTCGAGTCGTCGACGGAACCGCCGCCTCCGCCGCCGTCTCCGAAGTCGTCGCCGTCTCCGAAGTCGTCGCCGTCCTCGAACTCGTCACCGTCTCCGAAGTCGCCGAAGTCGTCGGAGAGGTCGTCGAGGTCCTCGTCGAACCCGAGTCCGTCGGTGGCGACGGTGTTCTCGCCGTCGGACGGCGAATTCTCGTCGTGTCCGTCCATCCAGTCCATCATTCCCATCTGTCTCGCCTCCGTCTCCGCTGAGGGTCACGCGGGGTCGACGCTCCCGCCGGCGGGAGCGAACGACGCCCGCTATCCCGACGCGCGTCGTCGGTTGTGGATACGAGACGGGGTCTCGCGTCCCGCAAGCCGGGACGCTGTCGCGTGACCAGACCGTCTCTGGCGGGTAGTCGAACGTCGCTCGACGCCGTCCGACCACGCGTACGTGACCGACGAGAGTGTCTCGCCGACGGCGCCGCCGAACGGCGTTTCGTGGGCCATCGGACACCGCTCGATGACAGCGCAGAGTCACGCTCTGCGGGCCACCGAACCGGCTCCGGTGACGACACCGAACCGTCGTGGCGGTAACGCGCCGACTCCCGACCGGATCGGGTCTCCGGGCTCGGGGGTGCAGGTAGCATTGATCCTACGGTACTTACAGTAATACAAGAATGTTCGCTTTCGATTATCAGCCGTGATATCGGCAAAACCGAGAACCCGGTCCGTCGACCGACCGAATATCTCGACGGCCGCGGCGCATCGACCGACGGACGGGTGTAAGAAGAATTAACCGGATGGGGAACCGACCCTCGTACCGATAACCTTCCACGGAAGTCACCCAATCATGCCAGAGTTCGTCAAGACAGGGGTCGAGGGACTCGACTCCATCCTCAACGGCGGCATCGTGAAGAACGCCGCGGTACTTATCAGCGGAAATCCGGGTACCGGTAAGAGTATCCTCGGACTGCAGTACCTCTACAACGGCGTCGACAAGTACGACCAAGGCGGCATCTACCTCACTTTCGAGGAGTCGGAGGAGGACATCCGGCAGGCGGCGGAGTCCATCGGCTTCGAGAAGTGGGACGAGTACGTCGAGGACGGCCGAATCAAGGTGTACGACAAGCGCACGCTCCTGCGCGACGGCGACTTTTCGGCGACGCTCGACCGGATCCTCGGCGACCTGCAGGACACCAACTACGACCGACTCGTCCTCGACTCGCTGACGATGTTCCAACTCTTCTTCGAAGACGAGAAGGAGCAGCGACAGTACCTCCTGAAGTTCATCGACATCCTGAAAGATAGCGGCCTCACGTCGCTTCTCACGACCGAACAGTCGGCCATCTTCCCCGAGACGGAGATCGGGTTGGAGAACTTCCTGACCGACGGGAACATCTACCTCATCCAGAGTCCGGCGGGAGCGACGAGCAACCGGTACGTCTGGGTCGCGAAGATGCGCAAACAGTCCATCAAAAACTCCATGTTCCCCTTGGAGATCAACCAAGGCGGCATCCAGATATACGAACAGGCCGCCGGGTTCTCGATGGTCGGCGAATCGCCGCCGTGGTTCGGCGAAGAAGACGGCCTCGAATAGTCGGCCCTTCGTTTTTTCGTCCGCGTCACGACGCTTCGGAGCGTCGAGCCGGTCGTTCGCTCGAACGCCGCGAGTCGACGGACCGGCCGTCGCGCCGTCGCGTCCGCTCCGCTATCGGGCGTGGAAAATGAAAGAAGTCGAGTAGTCGTTGCCGATACCGAAGAGGTGGACGAACTTAGAGTTCGACCGGCTGACCCTGGCTCTTGCCCGCGAGCTGCTGGGGCATCGTCAGCATGACCTGCGTCGTGCCGCCCGTTCGGCTGGTGATCTCGAGACGGACCTGTTCGCCCGTGTTGAGTCCACCGTCACCGCTCTCGATAGCCGACGTGTTGAGTTTGACCTCGTAGCGGTCGTTCATGCTGTTGAGAACGCCGAAGGAACCGTCGTCGTCAGTGACCTTCTGGAGCGCGAAGTACTCCCCGTCGGCGGTCTTGTCGGTCGAGTTCGTCACCGTCTGTACCTCGGAGTCGCTGAGGTACTTTATGGACGTCTGGTCCATGTCGACGCTGCTGGAACCGGCGGCCAGACGGACGGTCATCGTGATGTTTGCGATGTCCGTGTTGTTACCGACCGTACCGTGGGTGTTCAGAACCTCGACGCGGTTCGTGACCTTGTTGACGCTTTCCTGACCCGCATCCTCGGCAGTCGCCTGGAGGAAGCCGGCCGTGTTCACGAGGACGCCCGCCGCGATCGCCGCGACGAGAACCATCGCGATGAACACGATGAGCGTACCGATACCGACCTGACCGCGATCTTCTTCGTTGAATATGTTTTTCATGTCAATTACTCCTTAGAGGGGAACCGGGTCGTCGTCGCTCTGGCCCGCGAGCTGCTGGGGCATCGTCAGGATGACCTGCGTGGAGCCACCGGACCGGCTCGTAATCTCGAGCTTGACCGAGTCGCCGGTCGAGACACCCGCGCCGTTCTGCTCGACGACGGACGTGTTGATGATGAGCTCGTAGCGGTCGGCCTGACTGTTCAGAACGGGGTACGACGCGTCGTCGTCGTCGTTGAGCGCGTACGCCGTGAACTCGGTGTGGTTGAGACCTTCGTTAGCACCGGTGGAGTTGTACTTGTGGACAGCTCCGAGCTCGGTCCCGTTGTTACTCGTCGAGTTCTTGTAGACGAGGTTCTTCGCCGTAGATCCGCTCACGTACTTTATCGACGTGTCTTCGAGCGACACACTACCGGACCCGGCGGCCAGACGGACAGTCAGGTTGAGACTGTCGACGGCCAGGCCGTTACTGGTGTCGTTGACCATACCGTGCTTACTGACGACGTCGACACGGTTGGTTACCTTATTCACACTTTCCTGTCCAGCATCCTGCGCAGTCGCCTGGAGGAAGCCGGCCGTGTTCACGAGGACGCCCGCCGCGATCGCTGCGACGAGGACCATCGCGATGAACACGATGAGAGTTCCGATACCGACCTGACCGCGGTCGGCGTTGTTTTCTTCGAACATGGGTTAGTTATCTCCAAATCGGTCCTCCACCCCCTCGCCGGAGGTGAAGACCTACGATGCTGAAAATCATCGTATCCTACATAACGGTACGGGCCCGATTTTCGGAGATGATAATCGGGGGCGTGTGCGTCGAATTAATGAAATACTACGCGCACGCGGGCGAATGAAGAATTACAATGGAGTGAGAGCAGGTAGCACGCGGCGAGACCTCTCTACGAACGTGGGGCAGAGTCGAATACGCTGAAGAATCAGTCGTGTGCGATCTGACGCCAGACGTCGTCGAGTTTGTTTTTCACCTCGGGTCGTTCCGTCACGGCGACGTTGTAGTCGTCCTCGTCGAAGCTGATGACTATCTTGTCCACCTCGCGCCGGTAGACGTTCGTCCGGCGGTGTTCGTCAGAGAGGACCCTGTCGTGAAGTTCCAGAAGGCCGGCGGCGGTGAGTTCCTCGATGCGACGGTAGCACGTCGCGATCGGGATGTCGAGCATCTCGCTGAACTCCTGCGCCGAGTGCGGTTCGTCCGCGGCGCGTAAGATGTCCGGGTTGTATTCGTTGCCCAACGCTGCAAGGGTCCTGTCAGACTCCATAGATGGGGGTAGGTCTGTCGTGAGTCCATGTGAATGTGTTGGTTACCAGTATGACTCGAAGTCGAAAACGTCGCCCGAGTTATCGGGTGGATAACCGTCAGGCCTCGGACATCAATCAGCTGAACTGTCAGCGATGGGCTTAATATTCCCCCGCCGGGACCAAGCATCATGGCTCCCGGAAATCCGCCCGAAGACAGAAGCCGTCGCCGCCGGGAGGAGGAGGGCGTCATCGGCCCGAACGAACTCGACTACTCGGACGACGAACGCGTCGCCCAGATTCGAGACGGTCGGTACGTCGTCGCCACGGACAACGACGAGAAACCGCGCGTGGACGAAGAGGAGTCACCGCCCAGAGAGGCCGAGGAGGAACGCACCCTCGAAGAACGCGGGAACTTCGCGAAGCAGCAGATGGCGCGGTACGTCTCGGACAAGGGTTCGAGTCACGGCATCGCCGTCACCGCGTCGTTCGGCGGGCGGGTCGCCCAACGCGAACGGTTCTCCGACGACATCGCGACGGCGTTCGGCGACGTCGTCCAGTGGTACGCCGACCAAGTCGACGCCGACGCGACGCCCCAGGAGGTGTTGGGCATCCTCCTTTTGGCCTCCGACACCGACGTCGCGTTCCCGACCAAAGTTCTCGCCCCCGTCCTGCGAACGCACGGCCTCACGACGGACGACTCCATCGGCGAGTTAGTCGAGGCGTTGGGCAGTGACGGACTGCAGATACCCCCGGAGAATCGCTAATCGCGCTACCGGGACGCGGCGGGCGGGAGCGGGCGGCGTACCGACGCGGACGCACCCTATCAACGCTGATAATAGGGAGCGAGGGTTTATAGACCGTTTCTCGGAACAGTCTCTCCATGGCAAGCACCGTACTGGTTGTGGACGACTCGGCGTTCATGCGGAACCTGCTGAAGCAGTTGCTCGACGGAGAGCACGAAGTAGTTGGGGAAGCCGAGAACGGCGTCGAAGCCGTCGAACTCTACCGAGAACTCGGGCCCGACGTCGTGACGATGGACGTCGTGATGCCCATCAGAAATGGAATCGAAGCGACGACAGAGATCAAGTCGATGGACTCCTCGGCGTCGGTCATCATGTGCACCTCCGTCGGACAGGAAGAGAAGATGCGCGAGGCGGTCGAAGCGGGCGCAGACGGGTACATCACGAAACCCTTCCAGAAGCCCAACGTCCTCCAAGCCATCGACGACGTGGTGAGCGTCGAGGCATGAATCTCGACGTCCAGTCGTTACGAACGTTCAGCCGGCTCGCCCACTCGGGCGCAGAGCGCGCCGCGGGGTCGCTCACGCAGTTGACCGGCGTCGAAACGTCCGTCAACGTCACCAAGATCGAAGTGAGCACGCGCGGCGACGTCGAACGAGAGTTCGTCGAACAGGACCTCGTCAGCGTCCACATCGGATTCAACGGCGGTATCGACGGGCGGACCGTGCTCGCGTTCGACCGTGACAAGGCGGTCGAACTCGTCGACGTCCTCGTTCCGGGGGCCGCGGAACAGCCCGACGGAGAGATGGCGACGAGCGGACTGAAAGAGCTCGGTAACATCATGCTCGGCGGCTTCATCGACGGCTGGGCCGACTTCCTCGAAACGTCGATAGACATCACGACGCCGACGTTCGTCGACGTGGAGAGTCAAGGCGCGTTGGACGACATCACGGGCGATTCCGGGTTCGAGATGGACACCGGCGAGGACCACGTCCTCGCGTTCCGGAACCAACTCGAGACCGCAGACGAGAAGGTCAACTTCCAGATCTACATGCTCCCGACCCACGATTCCATCGAGACTATCTCGACTATCGCCGGGTCGGAGGGGAAGACGGTGCCCGTCGAATCGTTCACCTCCTTCTCCGAGATGATCACGGACGGCGCGGAGCAGGCCTCGGAGGACCTGACGGCGATGACCGGAAGCGACACGACGGTCGAAGTGAGTCGCCTCAGTTTCGTCCCCATCGAAGCCGTTCCGATGGAACTCACGGAGGAGACCCGCCTCGGCGTCGTGTTGGAGTTCGAGGGGTTGCCGTCCGGCTACATCGCGATTCTGTTCGACGAGGAGTCGGCGGACAACCTCGCGGAGTCGCTCATGCCGGGAATGGAGGCGGACGCGGCGATGCGCCAAAGCGCGATTCAGGAGATAGGCAACATCACCACGTCGGGGTTCCTCGACGGGTGGGCGAACGCGCTCGAGACGACGATAGAGATTTCGCCGCCGACGTACGTCGAAGACCTCGGCTCGGCGATAATCGACCCGCTCGCCACCGAGCTCGCACAGTCGCAGGAACACGCGTTCCTCATCGACTCGACCATCGTCACCGACGACGACGAGTTCACGTGCGACATCTACGCCCTCCCGAACGAAGCGCAACTCCGCGAGGCGCTCAATCGCCTTGCGGCGGAAGCGTAACTCGCGTCGGGGGCGAACCCCCGGCTCACCACCGGGAACCGTCCTCGTCGTGACGTCCGACAAACCACTATGAAAGTATACACGAGCGAGACGCAGAGTACGCACCGGACGAAGGAGCGAATCAAAGTCGGCATCGCGGACTTCGCCGTCGGAACCGGCGAGACGACCCTCGTAACGAGCGGGCTCGGTTCCTGCGTCGGCATCGCGGTGTTCGACGCCCAGCAGTCCGTCGGCGGCCTCGCGCACGCGATGTTACCGACCGCCGACGGCGACGAGAACGACGCGAAGTACGTCGACACCGCCGTCCCGGCGCTCGTCGGGGCGATGGAGAAAGAGGGGGCCGTTCCCGGCAACCTCCGGGCGAAGCTGGCGGGCGGTGCGACGATGTTCGAGTTCACGTCGGCCGAAGAGAGCATCGGCGACAGGAACGTGGTCGCGGCGCGCGACACGTTGGATTCGCTCGATATCCCGCTCGTCGCCGAAGACGTCGGCGGCGACTACGGCCGTTCGCTCCAGTTTTCCGTCCGCTCCGCCGACCTCCGCGTTCGGAGCGCGAACGCCGGCGTAAGCACTCTCTGATAACGAGAAATCGCACGACTGCGCCGGTTGTTATCTCAGATGATATCCGGATCCCCGGATTTATACGTTCACTGACGCGACGCGATTATCATGATTACTCTCCGCACAGCGGTCGGTGGCGTCGGCCGCCGACTGGGACTGGTCGCCGACCGCATCGGGTCGCTCGCGCCCGAGCGGATTCGGCGGAGCTACGCGCGTAAGTTGGCCGCGCTCTTTCTCGTCGTCCTCCTTTTGTTCGCCGGGTTCGCGGCGATGGAGTACCGAGCCGTCTCCGAGAAGGTCCACGCCAACGAACAGGAGGAGCTCCAACAGACCGCCGAACTGCAGGCGACGCAGCTCGGCGAGTGGATGAGCCAACGCCGCGAGACGGCCCGGATGCTCTCGGCGTACGGCATCTACGACCAGCACGAATCGCTCGTCAGCGAGCGGTTGACTCGCGAGGTGGACAAGCTTCCGGCCGGCTACCGGGCCATCCACTACGTGGACACGAACAGCGGGAAAGTCGTGGCCAGCTCCGACGAGTCCGCCGTGGGAACGACGCCGTGGAAGGGGACGGACCTCGTCGCGTCCGCGGGGTCGTCGTTCTCCCAAAACGTCGTCCGGTCGTCCCCGTACGCCTCTCGGTCGGGCGAGCGAGTCATCGCGTTCGCGTCCGGAGTCCAGACGCGCCCCGCGCGCGCCATCGTCGTGACCGCCGACGTGTCGGCGTTGGAGAGCAGGCTCGACACCTCCGTCGAGGGGTCGTTCGTCCGCGTCGTCTCGACGGACGGCGACGTGATGTTCGACGGAAGCGGCGCGGAGTCGCCGTCGCTCAGGTCCGACGGGGAACTGCTCTCTCTCGCCCAGAGCGGCAAGAGCGGCGTGACGGAGCGTCCGGCCGACGACTCGATGGACGAGAAACACCTGCTCGCGTACGCGCCGACGGGCGAGGGGTCGGTCGTCCTCGTGTACGCGCCGACGCGGACGGCGTACGGCCTCCAACACACCGTCGGGACGCACGTCTTCCTCATCGTCGGCCTCGCCGTCGTCTCCCTCGCCGGAGTCGGGGGCGTCCTCCGCCGGAACACGGTGACGCCGCTGAACCGACTCAACTCGACCGTAGACCGACTGCGGGCGGGCGAACTCGACGCGAGCGTCGAATCGAGCCGAGACGACGAGTTCGGCGACGTGTTCGCGGGCATCGCGCAGATGCGCGACGACCTCCGGGACCAACGGGCGGACGCCGAGGCGTACCGCGAGGTGATGGAGCGCACCGCCGACGGCGACCTGACCGCCCGGATGGACGAGGAGAGCCGTTCGCAGGAGATGTCCACCATCGCCGAGGCGTTCAACGACATGATGGACGAACTGTCCGCGACGGTGCGTCGGGTCTCGCAGTTCGGCGAGGACGTGGCCGAACTCGGGCGGGAAGTCGCGGCGAGCACGGACGAGGTGAGCGAGCGGAGCAGAGCGGTGAGCGAGTCCATCGAACAGATATCCGCCGGGGCCGCCCAGCAGTCGTCGGGCATCGCGCAGGTGTCCGAAGAGATGGACGACCTCTCGGCGTCCATCCAGCAGATAGCCTCCGCCGCGGACGAACTCGCCACGCTCTCCGAGGAGACGGCGGAACGCGCCCACGGCGGGGCCGACGCCGCGACGGACGCCCTCGACGGGATGGACGACATCCGCGCGGAGACCGAACGCACCGTCGAGGAGATAGAGCGACTCGACGGTCATCTCCGCGAGATAGAGGCCGTGGTCGGAGTCATCTCCGACGTGGCCGAGCAGACGAACATCCTCGCGTTGAACGCGGAGATAGAGGCCGCCCGCGCGGGCGAGGCCGGCGAGGGGTTCGCCGTCGTCTCCCACGAGGTGAAATCGCTCGCCGAGGAGACCCAAGAGTCCGCTTCGGAGATATCGGCCCTCGTCGAGGACATCGCCGAACAGAGACAGCGCGTCGTCCGGCGCGTCGAACGGATGCAGGAGGGCGTCCGGTCCGGCGCGGAGGACGTCGAAGGAGCGCTCGATTCCCTCGACGACATCGTCGTCCGCGTCGAGGAGACGAACGACAGCGTGTTGGAGATAACCGACGCGACCGGCGGACAGGCCTCCTCCTCCCAAGAGGTGCTGTCGATGGCGGACGACATCGCCAGCATCGCGGAGGAGATGACCGCCGAGGCGGGTGCCGTCGCCGAGACCGCCGAGGAGCAGACGGCGACGGTGGACGACGTGAACGAGCAGATGCAGTCGCTCTCGACGGACACCGACCGACTCGTGACGATGCTCGACCGCTTCGAGGTTGCGGGGTCCGACGGGCGACCCGACGCGGCGGCCGACGGCGAACGTTCGCTCCGTGAGGAACCGACCGGCGGGGACCGGACGTCCGAGGAGGCGCCCGCCGTCGGGACCGAACCGGACGCCGGCGACGAATCGGGGTCGGACGGCGACCCGCCGTCCGCCGACGAACCGGCGTCCGACGCCGAGGCCGAGTCCGGATTCGAATTCGACTCGGTGACCGCCTCCGACGGCGACGCCGAACCGTCGGACGGCGACGAGCAGTCGGAGGCGACCGATGCGGAGAGCGATTTCGCCGCCCCGGATGGCGACGACTCCACCGTCGCCGACGCCGCCGAGGAGAGTGAGACGGAGGCGACGGCGCGTCCGACGCCCGACGGCGGTCACGCTGACGACGACTGAACGACTCTCGAACGCCTCCGACCCTAGTTATCTGTTTTGATAATATCGGGGGCAGGTTTATCCCGGTCCCGCGGATTGGCACTCACAACACGACGACGCCTTCCGTGACCGACGGGCGGCGTCTTTGCCGCGGCGCGTTCGACCGACGAACCGTCGTGAGCGAGGTGAGGCTGATGAAGATAGATCCCGAAAACTACGACCTCCGAGAACTCCGGCGTATCGCCGACGAACGACGGGCAGACCGCAACGGACGAACGTCCGAGGCCGACGAAGCGTCCGACGAGGACGAGGCCGACGGACGGCGACCGCGACGCGAGGGCCCGCCGAACCGAAGCGGTCGAAACGACGGCCGCCGGTCCCGTGAGGACCGGGACGCGCCGCGTCGAGACGAGTCGCGCCGGAACGGCGAGAGCCGACGCCGAAGCGACGACAGACCGCGCCGGAACGACGACCACCAGCGCCGAAGCGGCGACCAGCGCCGAAGCGACGACCGACCGCGTCGGAACCGAAACGGCCGGTCCGACGAACTCAGTCGCCCCCGACAGGGACACTCAGACCACGGCGACGCGCAGGACGAAGTCGTCAGAGCGGACCGCCTCGCGAGCGAAATCGGCCTCGGTCGCCCGTTCGGCGACTCCTCCCGCGACGGACGCCGAGGAACCGGCCGCGCCGAGAACGACCGCGGACGCGCGAACGACGGTCAGCGCCGAGGTTCCCGTAACGGCCACCGTCGGGACGCCCGCGACGA is part of the Halopelagius longus genome and encodes:
- a CDS encoding archaellin/type IV pilin N-terminal domain-containing protein, with translation MKNIFNEEDRGQVGIGTLIVFIAMVLVAAIAAGVLVNTAGFLQATAEDAGQESVNKVTNRVEVLNTHGTVGNNTDIANITMTVRLAAGSSSVDMDQTSIKYLSDSEVQTVTNSTDKTADGEYFALQKVTDDDGSFGVLNSMNDRYEVKLNTSAIESGDGGLNTGEQVRLEITSRTGGTTQVMLTMPQQLAGKSQGQPVEL
- a CDS encoding archaellin/type IV pilin N-terminal domain-containing protein, producing MFEENNADRGQVGIGTLIVFIAMVLVAAIAAGVLVNTAGFLQATAQDAGQESVNKVTNRVDVVSKHGMVNDTSNGLAVDSLNLTVRLAAGSGSVSLEDTSIKYVSGSTAKNLVYKNSTSNNGTELGAVHKYNSTGANEGLNHTEFTAYALNDDDDASYPVLNSQADRYELIINTSVVEQNGAGVSTGDSVKLEITSRSGGSTQVILTMPQQLAGQSDDDPVPL
- a CDS encoding ArsR/SmtB family transcription factor; its protein translation is MESDRTLAALGNEYNPDILRAADEPHSAQEFSEMLDIPIATCYRRIEELTAAGLLELHDRVLSDEHRRTNVYRREVDKIVISFDEDDYNVAVTERPEVKNKLDDVWRQIAHD
- a CDS encoding DUF7500 family protein, which produces MAPGNPPEDRSRRRREEEGVIGPNELDYSDDERVAQIRDGRYVVATDNDEKPRVDEEESPPREAEEERTLEERGNFAKQQMARYVSDKGSSHGIAVTASFGGRVAQRERFSDDIATAFGDVVQWYADQVDADATPQEVLGILLLASDTDVAFPTKVLAPVLRTHGLTTDDSIGELVEALGSDGLQIPPENR
- the cheY gene encoding chemotaxis protein CheY is translated as MASTVLVVDDSAFMRNLLKQLLDGEHEVVGEAENGVEAVELYRELGPDVVTMDVVMPIRNGIEATTEIKSMDSSASVIMCTSVGQEEKMREAVEAGADGYITKPFQKPNVLQAIDDVVSVEA
- a CDS encoding chemotaxis protein CheC; this translates as MNLDVQSLRTFSRLAHSGAERAAGSLTQLTGVETSVNVTKIEVSTRGDVEREFVEQDLVSVHIGFNGGIDGRTVLAFDRDKAVELVDVLVPGAAEQPDGEMATSGLKELGNIMLGGFIDGWADFLETSIDITTPTFVDVESQGALDDITGDSGFEMDTGEDHVLAFRNQLETADEKVNFQIYMLPTHDSIETISTIAGSEGKTVPVESFTSFSEMITDGAEQASEDLTAMTGSDTTVEVSRLSFVPIEAVPMELTEETRLGVVLEFEGLPSGYIAILFDEESADNLAESLMPGMEADAAMRQSAIQEIGNITTSGFLDGWANALETTIEISPPTYVEDLGSAIIDPLATELAQSQEHAFLIDSTIVTDDDEFTCDIYALPNEAQLREALNRLAAEA
- a CDS encoding chemotaxis protein CheD; amino-acid sequence: MKVYTSETQSTHRTKERIKVGIADFAVGTGETTLVTSGLGSCVGIAVFDAQQSVGGLAHAMLPTADGDENDAKYVDTAVPALVGAMEKEGAVPGNLRAKLAGGATMFEFTSAEESIGDRNVVAARDTLDSLDIPLVAEDVGGDYGRSLQFSVRSADLRVRSANAGVSTL